In one Fluviispira vulneris genomic region, the following are encoded:
- a CDS encoding Hpt domain-containing protein, whose protein sequence is MNNQANFPFLDEEVVNNMKELGNGDDAYADRLLIVQLMSVYLENLPERVAELTEAMKKKDAPVIERSAHTLKSSSRLIGLAALAEDCQVLEDMGFDKKLDNAQPLFEKIVAATTKAVDVLKNKIIEIEKT, encoded by the coding sequence ATGAATAATCAAGCAAATTTTCCTTTTTTAGATGAAGAAGTCGTTAATAACATGAAAGAACTCGGTAATGGTGATGACGCTTATGCAGATCGTCTTTTAATTGTTCAGCTCATGTCTGTTTACTTAGAGAATTTACCGGAACGAGTCGCTGAACTCACTGAGGCTATGAAAAAAAAAGATGCGCCTGTCATTGAACGTTCAGCCCATACATTAAAATCAAGCTCTCGATTGATTGGCTTAGCAGCACTGGCAGAAGATTGCCAAGTTCTTGAAGATATGGGATTTGACAAAAAACTCGACAATGCACAGCCTTTATTTGAAAAAATTGTAGCTGCTACAACAAAGGCAGTAGACGTTCTAAAAAATAAAATAATAGAAATTGAAAAAACTTAA